The Phragmites australis chromosome 13, lpPhrAust1.1, whole genome shotgun sequence DNA window CCTTCGATGACATGCCCTTGGGTCCGTGGTTATTCAGTCGTATGGCACCTACTTTAGGTTTAGTTCTTACGGACATATGTGTTATCAGAACTATTTATTTGCGttgatatttatattaaaaggaTGTGTGAAGAAATCATAgagtattttaaaaaataaatagataaatatcGGATGAGAGATATAGATATATAAGATAACTTATATGTCCACCCAGTATACGATATCACTGTGGTTATCAAATCACAATGTCGCAAAACCGTCACGTTAATATAGCGCGTTCACTGTGGGAAAAATTCAAAGGCACCGATGCCAGGTCTGGATTCAAGCAACTTGATGGTAAATGGAGATGCTATCACCATCCCAGCCCCGTTGCAAGTGGCACTGGTGCCTAGAAAGTTTATCCTATTTCCCGTATCCTGTTTACCATGAGCTGACGTTCGTAATATTCTCTTCTTTGctgaattttcttcttctttgaaaCCTGCCTTGTTTGCTGAATTGATGCGCGAAATATTGAAATGGTGCCTTTGACAACAAAAAAATCTGGAACAGAGCTGTTAGTCAAGCAATCTGAATGACTTTACTCGTAAACGGATGGTTTTCTACTTCCGATATCAAAACCATAGAACATGgctgtttttttttcagatgtctatttttatttattttttcctatGATGGTTGTAAGGTGTATCTAATGACTTATAACATTTCTCTAATTATAAATTAAATCCGACGCTCATCTCCTCCTAACACCTGTCCGATGCAACTTTAACTGTTCAACACACGTCGGTTTGCTGCCCCGCATCCTACCCTCCTCCAGCCATCTTCAACAATAATCTATCGTCGGATCCACAACTGCCACTCCTCTCTCACGGCTCACCTCACCACCGCCCCAGTCTTCCTCTAAATTGGACACTGAGAGCTCATTTGGTTGGAACTGTGCCCAGCTACCTGGCGCAATCAGCATATCAGGCGCCTAAGGCTGGATACTGCTGCCTTGAGCGGGCAGCTCCATCAGCCAATCCGGCGACACCCGTGTGCTGCGTTGAGTACCGCGAGGCCAAGTGGGAAACTCGTGCGCCGAGCGAATTGCTTGCTTCTATTGCGCAGTTGAAAAGTGGCATGCCCACGTGACGCGCCCACCCTCTGCTTCTATCCCGAGGCCCGTCTGCCCTGAGCGTTTTGACCAGATTCCACCTACCCCTTCCTTCCGGTTGGATTCTCCAGCGCGAGCGGCGGGGCGCGGCCGCAGGTGCCCCGGGCAACACGTGTCAGGGAGCATCGCCCCGGTTAGCGGTCGCGGCAGGGCCAAGGCACCGCACTCCCCCACCTCACGTGCCGCCCTGCAGCCGACGTACGCGGCGGCGCGCGCTATGCTCCCACgcaaacaaattcaaaatgATTCTATAAAATACTCTCACCTATAACGATACATATTCACTCTCTACTCTTTAACTTAACCattaaattacaaaattaataaTACAAATAGATCTTATAAAAATCTTTTTAGataaaatcctataaaatttatttcgtACTGACTGCTCGCTACCGGCACGTGCCTACCCGTGCCAGTATATCCGCAGACCAAGTGGCGTTGTGGCGTTGCGTGGTGAGGCATTTGATCCCTTGTTTAGTATGGCAAATGCAACATTATATTTAGTCGTTTTATCTTTTTCACCTTATACTTAtctatatattaattattttattttttatctaatacTTATCTATGTattgattattttatttattttataattttttatctactCCTATAATATGAATCCATACGTTGATACTTTGATGAAATTTTCCCTTCCGTTTGGTATAGTGGCAAGTTTCACTTAACAATTCTTCTGGGTTCGTTGCTTCGAGAGAGATACAGCGTCCCCACGAGAGAAGCGTCGTCTGCTTGGGACACGAAAACCGAACGAACCGCCCTGATTCTCGTTGGCGCGGGGCGTGAACTCAACAACCAAACAGGCAGCTGGGGCGGCGGTTCACGGGCACTGCCCGCGCAGGCCGGGCGTGCTCCGCGTCGCATCATTAGCGATTGACCGCGGCTGGTCCATGCATACGCTAGGGATCGCCAAAGAGAGAAACGGCCAAAGGCGCGCGTACAGGTCGGCGAGGGGGGCCTGCTGCCTCCCccgctgcttccttgcttcctCCATGCGGTGCACAAAGCCATCGACCTGCTCTCTTTAATGAGTGCGACGCGAGTGCTTCACGACGACGACCAGAAAGTTGCTCCGGCCACTACGTCATGTTTTACGGCTGTGTCGtcgcaaaaaaaattatatatgttttaCGTCTGTGTGCTTGCTATCCGTCGGGCCGTCTATATACGTGTGTCCGGAAAAAGGAGTAAATTATGGGAAGCGAGAATGAAAACAAATAATGTTATGGTTTCAATAGCTAGGATGAACTATGTTGTGCACCGGCCGGCTTGACGACAACACATtaccggcggcggctcctcaATTTCTGTGTTCCTTGCGAACAAGGACCATGGAAGCAGCCAGTCGCCTCTGCTTTCCTTTTGGTCATCACCACTAGCTTTACGATAGATGTCTACCCAGCTTTACGAGTCCTTTGACTGTATTGTTTACCCATTACGGTAACCTTGCTCGAGCGGGCGATTCATCTGGACGTCCGGCCTCCCACGCGGCGTGATGAGTGATCCACGTACGGCATGCAGTGTAGATATCCATTCTGGAAATGTAGTGTAGATATATCCATTCTGGAAACACAGTGTAGTGTGTAGATAAACACGAGCTGACACTTGACTCTACGTAGATACTAGTCATGTTTCTGCACTTCTGCACGTACTCCGTATCTCTGGACCTTTCCTTTATGGGAGTGTTACTCCAGCGCCACGCGATGCATGCAAATTGCAAAGCGAGCATTCGGGGTTGTATTGTCGTTTTCGTCCTTTAGACAGACACAAACGGCCGGCGGAAATGGATAGCAAGGCCTTTTGAACCAGCGTGACACGCGGATGTTCACTTGTAATCGATCTACACACATGGCGGCAAGCTACGAAGTAAAAAGCGGAGTGGCCGAGCAGGAATGGTAAAACGATGATGAGGCCAAAGCAGGCGGCGGGTAAGGCCGGCTAACCGTGACCTTGCAGATCAGCCGGAGGCCAGAGACATCCATGGCACGGAGAGGGATTGCCATGCGATGCATGCAGAAGCACAGGCGCAGCGCACACTGACGCCGGTCTTCCCGGCCGCTTTGCTTCGAAGGCGGTCAAGGGTACCGCCCCCGCTGCCCATTGCCACGCCTCCACCTGTAAAACCCATAGGCGCCTCCCTCGCCATAGAATAGAATACTGACAGTCTCTCTCCTCATACATGGCGCCATTGCCGTAGCAGCACCGCGACATGCAAACACACCTCAGAAAAGAGCCAAAACCATAGCAGGGGAGGAGTCCTAGAGTAAAagcatctctctccctctctcaacaGTCTCTGTCCTCATACATGGCTCCTCGAAACCCACATATAAATATACCGCGCCTCGTTGCCCgtgcgctctctctctctctctcttccgtGTGTGTGTGAGCGGCTTGATAGCTGCCgtgtcttctccttcctctattTTATCACCCTCCACCTCCCCATTCTTCACCTCCCAAGAAATCCTCTCGCCTAGCTGGAGAATAGTTTCTCACCTCACTGAGCTCGGAAAACTCACCTCGAGAACGAGAAGTTACTGTAGTTTCCCGTTCTGACCGCGGGCATCATGGACACCTCGCACCACTATCCATGGCTCAACTTCTCCCTTGCTCACCACTGTCAGTCCTCGTACCTCTACTGCTTTCTTGATGCATCTCCTCAGCGCATCTGTTCCGTCTAGGTTTCCGTGTAGTCGTGTTTTGGTCATTTACGGGGTGTTGTGCATGTGTGTGTGCGAGCAGGTGatctggaggaggaggagagaggcgCGGCTGCCGAGCTGGCCGCCATAGCTGGCGCCGCACCACTGCCGAAGCTGGAGGACTTCCTAGGCGGAGGTGCCGGCGGCGGTGGTCCGTTGTCCGGAGCcgaggcggcggccgcggagATGTACGACTCGGAGCTCAAGTTCATAGCCGCCGGCTTTCTGAGCGGCGCGGCTGGAGCGGCGGCTCAGTCACCGGTGTCTTCCCTCGAGCAGGCCAACGGTAAGTTGGCCCTGCCTGCCgcggcggctccggcgccgGATCAGAGGAAGACCGTGGACTCCTTCGGCCAGCGAACGTCCATCTACCGCGGCGTCACACGGTAGGCGCAGATGGATCGATCTGTACGCCAAGAAACCCAAGAAAACTTGTCCTTTCTGGGTGCTTCTTGAGGACTACTAGTACCATGCATGATACAATCTGCGTAAAAAGTTGTACCCTGGTCACTACTCACCTGGTGTGTCGTTGGCTTGTGCATATAACGCGCACGCTTTGTTCGCACCTTCATGGTTAAGTGGATGCAAATATGAAGGGATTTGTAAATGGGAAATATTTTTTTGGTGTTGCTGCTGATCATCTAAAGCCTTTGTGGTGATGGTAGAATAGATGCAGATGCAGATATTCAAGTTTCTCTGAAATAGCAGGATAGATTAGGTCTTTGAGTTTCTCTAGATTTGGAGAATTACCAAGCTCTCAATATGATTAGTTTTGGCTTTGTCTAAAATTTTAGGggatattttttgtgatttCTAGGCACCGGTGGACGGGCAGGTACGAGGCGCATCTGTGGGATAACAGCTGCCGGCGTGAAGGCCAGAGCCGCAAGGGCCGCCAAGGTGCTTTATCTTCTCGCTGATCTCATACATTTGCCTCTGATATATGTGTCATGTAGCTAACTCAAgtcttttcaacttttttttttgcacgtCGACTTGATGGCATATTTCTTATTGATGGCTGATGCTTCCGGTGTTCAGTGTATTTGGGTAAGAAAAGAAACTTCTGGTTTTCCAGTATTGTAACATCTGAGTTCAAacgaaaaaaaattgttgttgAATTTTTTGTAACATCTGATGTGACATATGAGGGATGGAGATAATGAAAACTGTTGTTGGTTCATGAAACAGGTGGCTATGATAAAGAGGAGAAGGCGGCGAGGGCATATGATCTTGCCGCACTGAAATATTGGGGTCCTAGCACCACGATCAACTTTCCGGTAAGCACATAAGCAGAGCATGCATGACTAAAGAGAAAACTGATTAAAAGCATGAACATATCTATGTGCTGGATGTATCTTGACGGGTCAGGCATTGTTTTAGATTGCTGAGTATGAAAAGGAACTTGAGGAGATGAAGAACATGACACGGCAAGAGTTTGTAGCTTCACTTAGGAGGTGATCACTCTTCTAATGTTGTAACATACCTTTCAGATATTCAGATTGGTCAATGCTTATATGCATGCCTCTATTCATGGGCATTGCATGGATGCTTCACACTTATAGCTTTGTCATTCAAGTGGCTCTGACAAAAGATACATGGTTTGTTTGTGCAGGAAGAGCAGTGGATTCTCTAGGGGTGCTTCTATATACAGAGGCGTCACCAGGTTCATACTCCCTGCTATCTTTCACTTGTAGTCGTATGTGTTTGTCCTTTCGCGTGCCGTTTTCTAAATGTTCTTTGTCCGTGCAATCGTGTAGACATCACCAGCATGGGCGTTGGCAAGCAAGGATCGGAAGGGTGGCCGGTAACAAGGACCTCTACCTTGGAACATTCAGTGAGTATAGATATATGAATCGACAATGCCAATGTTTAATTTAGCAGTTTCTTGCTGATAAGAATGCGGATTTTTCGCAATGCAAAACCACATTATCTTCGTATGTTCATTATGACTAGTAGATTGACAGCTGTGCGCCTGTGTGCGTGCGATTTCTATTTCTTTCCTTTAATTTGTTCATAATGAAATTCAAGTAGGATGGACATGTTTGGACCATTAGCTCTTATAATACAATACCACTCCTTGCACGTAGGTCCCATTTTTTCTATGATTTGTACGTACAATCCTTGTAGCTAGATTCGTCGACATGTTCTATGTAGGTGAAGAACATCTACTTTGACCAGATGTACGCATGTGTAGTGTACAGGCATGGATACAGCGTTTGATTTGAGTTAAGTTTTCCATCTTTTGCGCCATGCATGATGGTTTGGGCCTTTGGGGCTTTATGCAGAGAAGGAAAAAGAGGgaaccatgcatgcatttgCTAGTGATTGCAACCTGAACAGTGAACACCTGCTTTCTTCGTGCACTGCATTCAGCTGCCTTTATTTGGAATATTTTCACTGTTGGCTCTTGGTTCTCTCTGTAAAGCATGTGGCTAGTAAATAAACTAAGAGTACCTTCTGAAACGGCCACTATTGTTTTCAATTTAACTATTAAGCTCGTGTCCCGGGTTCTGTCAGCTTAAtttgtcaaatattttagaTGCAAGTACTCTGCAAAACAATTTTAGGTCCATATTCATTATCCCATGTTTCGCAAGAACATAGATCATCGGTCGTAACTCACATGTTGCAAGGTAGCTAGTGTTGATTTTTAGTGCAAAAATTTAAGTTAATGCTACTGAAGAGTGTCGCTTACATTTTTGTATGTAAGGTGTTCAACAACTGATATTGCCTTCTAAAAATGCTTGTTCAGGTACTGAGGAAGAAGCTGCCGAAGCCTATGACATTGCGGCCATCAAGTTCCGCGGCCTGAACGCTGTTACAAACTTCGAGATCAGCCGGTACAACGTCGAGAGCATAATCAGCAGCAACCTTCCAATCGGGAGCACGTcggccggcggccggagcaccaaGGCCCTGGAGTCTGCTCCGTTGAGCTCCTGCGACGCCATGCCCGTCGAAGCCAGCACCGCGCCGCGGTCGCTCGCGTTCGCGGCTCTTCCGGTGAAGTATGACCAGGCGGAGTACCTGTCGATGCTCGCCTTGCAGCATCACCAGCAAGGGAACCTGCAGGGGCTAGGCTTTGGCCTCTACACCTCCGGAGTTAACCTGGATTTCGCAAACTCTAATGGCACTGCTGCTTCAATGGCGCATTGCTACGCCAATGGCGCCTCACATGAGCACCAGCAGCACCATCAGCAACTGCAAGATCAGCAGCAGGATCTGTCGCAAAGCGCCAACAGCTGCTCCTCCATACCATTTGCCACACCGGTTGCTTTCAGTGGGTCCTATGAAAGCTCCATGACGCCAAGCCCCTTCGGACACTACCCAAATGTGGCAGCCTTTCAGACACCGATCTATGGAATGGAATGATTTGGGGAGGTGACCATGGCCTGGCCTGCTGGCATTTTGCATGGAAAACGAAAGGCCTGATCCTGGTGTGATGAGATCAAGACTGACATAGTTCTCACCCAAAAAAGACAAAGGGCGGGAAAGAGAGTACTGGTAGTATGATGCAGACATAGGAAGCAGCATGCAGGAGACGACACTGACGAGTCAGAGACAGTGGAGAAGACTCAGCTAACAAAATGATCGATGCAGCGAGCTTAGCTTATCTACTTTCCCTTTTGTAGCCTTTGTTTCTTTCAGCTTTATCTGTGGTCATTGCTGAGGCTGAGCTTTGTTTGTTGCCCTCGGCTCCCTTTGTGCTTTTCTTTCTACTGTCATTATTCTGCAAGTGCCATCATAGCGTAGCCAGCCCTGTACAATGGAAGCAGGAACGTCTTTAGTTTGTaccctttttctctttctcttttctgcTTTCCTTTCTCGATCGCTTTAGTTGGCCCCCTGTTCTGCTAGCAACCTTCAGAGTTCAGAGGGGATAAATGTTCAATCTCTTGTGTACTGAAAGAAGATTATCAAGAAATATAGCACTGCAACTCTGAATTTCACAATGCTAGTTACTACTGGATCAGTAGAAAAGCATCTGGGAATATGATCAGTGTGGTTCAACGTATCTCATGCGGCATGCGGGGCGTTCTGTCTCAGCCAAATTTTCACTCACCAGTATTTTGTCTGGTTGCAGAAGAATGCCCATTTTGGAGTACATGCAGACCATGCACCAAGGTTTTTAATCTTTGGTTGTTGATTCGTTTTCAGTCTGAAGATCGAACATATGAAGGTCGTATGCGTTGATTCGCAAAGTTATTTTCTGAGGCCATATCAACATCTAGACGTTTTTTTAAAAGAGAAATTTGGCTTTCGTTTTCTAGAGGGAGTACCTTTTGTAGCTTAACATTTTTTGTTCTTCAGACTTTCGGATTAAGCTTTTATAGATTAACATCATGTAGACGATGCAATCATTGCTGGCATGGTTGGCTCATGCGAGCAAGCAACATTCCGTCCAACACTCTTCGTTGCGTGTGTGGGGAGATCGGAGGAAGTCTCCGGCTCAGCGTACGTCGGTCGGTAGAAGCACATGACAGCTTGCGAGCGTTCAGACCTTTTGCACTCGGCTTTTTGTTCCCTTGCTGCGATCGCCCATGCGTTGAACCTGGACGGTGTCGCGTAGCGCGCGATGCGCTGATTCGTGGAAGCTCTGTCACTGCGTCGCGTAGCCTCGGTCCATCTCACCAGTCCAACTCGAGCTGCACCGTCCCTGAACTGGGCTGAACTCGAGTCGCACCCGGCGGGGACGCGGGAGCCGTCGGCTCCCCGCCGGAGCTGAGCTTCGCACCGTCCCTgaacgagtttttttttttacattttctaacttaaaaaattaaataaatagctctcaaatgaaaaaaattacagaaataGACGTCTACTGcctttaaaaaaactacagcTCTTTAAGACGACAGTAAAAATACCACGATGACAAACACAGTCCTAACCGCCCTCGGAGCCAGAAGGCAGGCAGTTGTTGTTCCCGTGATGAACAGTAATCAGCATGAACAGTAatcaacacatttttttttctcattttctctgTTCAAAATATTGATcttctgttgctctaaaaatcttaaaaaaaattatacatgttccataatatatgtgcaacccgttttaattagattcacttaaaaatcacgtgtataatttaaactaaaattctctaaaaaatggTACTTTATAACTTCTATAAATTGTTTGGGCTCAAATAAATTCcgaaaaatctagaaaattcactaatattcttcttatatgatggactaatttctaaaattattttcaaccctaggtttttaaatgtttgaattcaaatagagttaaaagaagaatatcacatgaaattgtaaaatacatataaatgtagcattacaaaggaactcactttttcacaaTATAACCTAGagctgaaaatagttttagaaattattccatcatataagaagattATTAgcgaatttttctagatttttgagaatttatttgatgtcataacaatttctagaagttacaaaagtacattttttagagaattttagtttaaattatacacatgatttttaagtgaatttaattaaaataaattgcacatggattatgaaacataaaaaaaattaaaatttttagagtaacagaagaccactattttaaatagaggagatgaaaaaagaaaattgaacGTTAAGTATTGTTCATCGCAGGAACAGTATGCTACCCGCCTTCAGTTAGATGCGAGGGCTAACTAACCTCTGAAAGAGCGGTAAGGTATGTATTTATCACCGTAGCATCCTTACTGTCTTTTTAAAGAGCTGCAGGGTGGTAGGCATCTatgctgtaatttttttttatccaggagatatttatttaattttttaagttaaaaaatgtaaaaataaaaagctcGTCCCTGAACTGGCCTGAATGCTCTACGGATTTCGCATACAGTACAGTCCGAATTGGATAGCTGATGGGCCAAGTTCGGGCCCGTTTGGCAAGGATCCACATTACGTATTTCTGGGAGCTGGTCATGTCCACATATAAGAAATCCAGCATCTGAAATTATGGGTGTTAAGAAACCGTTGTTATCGGgtgtaatttaataatttattgAGAGAATAATTACAAAAGAAGACATAACatagaaaaaaaacttttaatTCTTTATTTATCTGTATTTACATTGAGGGGTTATAAAATCAAGCTTCCTAACACTCACTCTTGAGCATTTCTTGCGaaatacatatgtctcattaaaACTCCTTAAAAACTCAGTAAGAAAAATTAACATAGCTCATTACATGATCACATGAATTATCTCGTTAAAAAACTTAATAtgagaaatttcagaaaaaactaACTTTTAGTTACTTAATCTTcatgactaagatttaattcttcatatcgGTATTATAtgaaatcccccccccccccggcgtgAAATGTGCAACTTTCTTTGTCTCATCATTTCAATGCCATGAATACATCTTTTAAAACTAAATGCAGGAAAAGCCTAAGTGAATAAATCTttaagattttcacatgacttggtatgtattacatttatttcatccattttatgcaatttatgagcataaaagaacttatgATTGATATGCTGCGTTAAGTtgtttttcacatatcccgattacacttgtgcaacacatgcaatattatctttatagttAATGGTAATGGTGTTAATAGTGTTCAAATCACATGactgctggatatgattgatcactttTTTAAGTCATACGCATTTCTGTACgacttcatataaagctattatttccaagtggttcgtcgaagtagatGCCAGACTTTACTTTGACGATTTTCAGGAAATTGTAGCTCTACCGTATAGGAAAACATAGTCAGTCTGTGATTTCGCTGTGTACAGGTCTGATAGATACCCAATATCTATGTATTCAACCAGACTTATGTTCTGATTCTTTTTGTAAGACAGATCTAAATCTTTGCTATCTTGCAAGTAACGTAAAATATACTTCACGCTCTTCTAGTGCTTTATAGCG harbors:
- the LOC133887640 gene encoding AP2-like ethylene-responsive transcription factor AIL5 translates to MDTSHHYPWLNFSLAHHCDLEEEERGAAAELAAIAGAAPLPKLEDFLGGGAGGGGPLSGAEAAAAEMYDSELKFIAAGFLSGAAGAAAQSPVSSLEQANGKLALPAAAAPAPDQRKTVDSFGQRTSIYRGVTRHRWTGRYEAHLWDNSCRREGQSRKGRQVYLGGYDKEEKAARAYDLAALKYWGPSTTINFPIAEYEKELEEMKNMTRQEFVASLRRKSSGFSRGASIYRGVTRHHQHGRWQARIGRVAGNKDLYLGTFSTEEEAAEAYDIAAIKFRGLNAVTNFEISRYNVESIISSNLPIGSTSAGGRSTKALESAPLSSCDAMPVEASTAPRSLAFAALPVKYDQAEYLSMLALQHHQQGNLQGLGFGLYTSGVNLDFANSNGTAASMAHCYANGASHEHQQHHQQLQDQQQDLSQSANSCSSIPFATPVAFSGSYESSMTPSPFGHYPNVAAFQTPIYGME